One Phycisphaerae bacterium RAS2 DNA window includes the following coding sequences:
- the f1pep1 gene encoding Prolyl endopeptidase precursor: protein MRRFVRSYSCFVVFALVASLAASLAASPCARAGEAITYPKTKTVDQVDELHGKKIADPYRWLEDLDGADTKNWVEAQNKVTFGYLETIAPRKLIKERLTKLWNYERFGAPFKEGGRYFISKNDGLQNQSVFYTMETLDAEPQLLLDPNTFSKDGTVALSGMAISEDGKHLAYGVSDAGSDWQTWKVMDIASRKDLPDVIKWVKFSGADWTKDGKGFFYSRYDEPKDGNALSKVNYYHKLYYHKLGDPQDKDTLVYKRDDQKEWGFAGGVTEDGRYLIVNIWLGTEQKNRVYYKDLAKADAQVTPLLDDFDAEYDFIDNEGPVFWFKTDLNAPRGRVIAVDTTKPQRENWKELIPEAKETLQGVGVVGEKFFCNYLKDAQTEVRVCGLDGKFIRNVDLPGIGSAGGFGGKRKDKETFYSFTSFSVPGTIYRYDIEKGRSTVFKQPKVDFNPDNYDVKQVFYSSKDGTQVPMFIVHRKGIKLDGNNPTYLYGYGGFNISLTPSFSVSNLVWMEMGGVYAMANLRGGGEYGKAWHDAGRLHNKQNVFDDFIAAAQWLIENKYTRPAKLSIGGGSNGGLLVGACMTQRPELFGAALPAVGVLDMLRFEKFTIGWAWRSDYGTVEKKDDFEYMLTYSPLHNVKKGTKYPATMITTGDHDDRVVPNHSFKFASALQAAHEGDNPVLIRIETRAGHGAGKPTMMIIEEQADRWAFLVKALDMSEAAMQLGTTKMEPANRGSRAD from the coding sequence ATGCGCAGATTCGTCCGTTCGTATTCATGTTTCGTCGTTTTCGCCCTTGTCGCCTCGCTGGCGGCATCACTGGCCGCGTCGCCCTGCGCTCGCGCCGGTGAGGCTATCACCTACCCCAAGACCAAGACGGTCGATCAGGTGGACGAGCTTCATGGGAAGAAGATCGCCGACCCGTACCGCTGGTTGGAGGACCTCGACGGCGCCGACACGAAGAACTGGGTCGAGGCGCAGAACAAGGTGACCTTCGGATACCTCGAGACGATCGCGCCGCGCAAGTTGATCAAGGAGCGGCTGACAAAACTGTGGAACTACGAGCGCTTCGGCGCGCCGTTCAAGGAGGGTGGGCGGTACTTCATCTCCAAGAACGACGGCCTGCAGAATCAAAGCGTCTTCTACACGATGGAGACGCTCGACGCCGAGCCGCAACTGCTGCTCGATCCCAACACGTTCTCGAAGGACGGCACGGTCGCGCTTTCCGGCATGGCCATCAGCGAAGACGGCAAGCACCTGGCCTATGGCGTGTCGGACGCCGGCTCGGACTGGCAGACGTGGAAGGTGATGGACATCGCGTCGCGCAAGGACCTGCCCGACGTGATCAAGTGGGTGAAGTTCTCCGGGGCCGACTGGACGAAGGACGGCAAGGGGTTCTTTTACAGCCGCTACGACGAACCGAAGGACGGCAACGCCCTGTCGAAGGTGAATTACTACCACAAGCTGTATTACCACAAGCTGGGCGACCCGCAGGATAAAGATACGCTGGTCTATAAGCGAGACGATCAGAAGGAATGGGGCTTCGCCGGCGGCGTGACCGAGGACGGCCGCTACCTGATCGTGAACATCTGGCTGGGCACGGAGCAGAAGAATCGCGTCTATTACAAGGACCTGGCGAAGGCCGATGCCCAGGTGACGCCGCTGCTCGACGATTTCGACGCCGAGTATGACTTCATCGACAACGAAGGCCCGGTGTTCTGGTTCAAGACGGATCTGAACGCCCCGCGCGGCCGTGTGATCGCCGTGGATACGACCAAGCCGCAGCGCGAGAACTGGAAGGAGTTGATCCCCGAGGCGAAAGAGACGCTTCAGGGCGTGGGCGTCGTGGGCGAGAAGTTTTTCTGCAACTACTTGAAAGACGCGCAGACCGAAGTGCGCGTCTGCGGGCTGGACGGCAAGTTCATCCGCAACGTGGACCTGCCGGGGATCGGCTCGGCCGGCGGCTTCGGCGGCAAGCGAAAGGACAAAGAGACGTTCTACTCGTTCACGAGTTTCTCGGTTCCCGGCACGATTTATCGCTACGACATCGAGAAGGGCCGCAGCACCGTCTTCAAGCAGCCGAAGGTGGATTTCAACCCCGACAACTACGACGTGAAGCAGGTCTTCTACAGCAGCAAGGACGGCACGCAGGTGCCGATGTTCATCGTCCATCGCAAGGGCATCAAGCTCGACGGCAACAATCCGACCTACCTGTACGGCTACGGCGGGTTCAACATCTCGCTGACGCCGAGCTTCTCGGTGAGCAACCTCGTGTGGATGGAGATGGGCGGCGTCTATGCGATGGCCAACCTGCGCGGCGGCGGCGAATACGGCAAGGCCTGGCACGACGCCGGCCGGCTGCACAACAAGCAAAACGTCTTTGACGACTTCATCGCCGCGGCCCAGTGGCTCATCGAGAACAAGTACACCCGCCCGGCCAAGCTCTCCATCGGCGGCGGCAGCAACGGCGGCCTGCTTGTCGGCGCGTGCATGACCCAACGGCCGGAGCTGTTCGGCGCGGCGTTGCCGGCCGTCGGCGTGCTGGACATGCTGCGGTTTGAAAAGTTCACCATCGGCTGGGCCTGGCGCAGCGACTACGGCACCGTCGAGAAGAAGGACGACTTCGAGTACATGCTCACGTACTCGCCGCTGCACAACGTGAAGAAGGGCACGAAGTATCCGGCGACGATGATCACCACCGGCGATCACGATGACCGCGTCGTACCCAATCACAGTTTCAAGTTTGCATCGGCCCTCCAGGCCGCTCACGAAGGCGACAACCCGGTGTTGATTCGCATCGAGACGCGCGCCGGCCACGGCGCCGGCAAGCCCACGATGATGATCATCGAGGAGCAGGCCGATCGCTGGGCTTTCCTTGTGAAGGCGCTGGACATGAGCGAGGCGGCGATGCAACTGGGCACGACAAAGATGGAGCCGGCGAATCGCGGAAGCCGCGCGGACTGA
- the arfB gene encoding Peptidyl-tRNA hydrolase ArfB, producing the protein MLRINAELSIPLRELRFTFSRSSGPGGQNVNKVSTRVTLLFDVASSPSLSDLQRERISRALASRLTQDGILRIDAGEARSQAANREMAVERFTRLLAGALRVRKKRTKTRPTRASVERRLGEKSRRSERKRWRSGRSGDSD; encoded by the coding sequence ATGCTTCGCATCAACGCCGAATTATCCATTCCGCTGCGCGAGCTGCGATTCACGTTCAGCCGCAGCAGCGGACCAGGCGGTCAGAACGTCAACAAAGTCTCGACGCGCGTCACGCTGCTGTTCGACGTGGCGAGCAGCCCTTCTTTATCCGATCTGCAGCGCGAACGAATCTCGCGGGCCCTGGCATCGCGCCTGACACAGGATGGCATCTTGCGAATCGACGCGGGCGAGGCGCGCTCGCAGGCCGCCAACCGCGAGATGGCCGTCGAGCGATTCACGCGGCTGCTGGCCGGCGCCCTGCGCGTTCGCAAGAAGCGAACAAAGACCAGGCCGACGCGCGCGTCCGTCGAGCGCCGACTGGGCGAGAAGTCCCGGCGCAGCGAGCGCAAGCGGTGGCGATCGGGACGATCCGGCGATTCCGATTAA
- a CDS encoding putative metallo-hydrolase: protein MANPVSIHCVTEPSFGENAYIVSCRAGGACWIIDPGLPPSASEIARYVTTNKLTPAAIVLTHAHADHIAGIPEILGQFSGLPVYIANEESKALNDPRENLSADIGIPFSTGVKETLDLPHGGSIELDGSTWHILDTSGHSPGGRSLYCAAAGVVIVGDALFHSSIGRTDFHHSDHDRLIRNIKERLLVLPDETKSYSGHGPVTTIGRERRHNPFVS from the coding sequence ATGGCGAACCCTGTTTCGATTCACTGCGTGACCGAGCCGAGCTTCGGCGAGAACGCTTACATCGTTTCGTGCCGGGCGGGCGGTGCGTGCTGGATCATTGATCCCGGATTGCCGCCGTCGGCGTCGGAGATCGCGCGATATGTGACCACGAACAAGCTGACTCCCGCGGCAATCGTGCTCACCCATGCACACGCCGATCACATCGCGGGGATTCCCGAGATTCTCGGGCAGTTCAGCGGCCTGCCGGTGTACATCGCCAACGAGGAAAGCAAGGCGCTGAACGACCCGCGCGAGAACCTCTCGGCGGACATCGGCATTCCGTTTTCGACCGGCGTGAAGGAAACGCTTGATCTGCCGCACGGCGGCTCGATTGAACTGGACGGTTCGACGTGGCACATCCTTGACACTTCGGGCCATTCGCCGGGCGGGCGCAGCCTGTACTGCGCCGCGGCGGGCGTCGTGATCGTCGGCGATGCCCTCTTTCACAGCTCCATCGGTCGCACCGACTTCCATCACAGCGACCACGACCGGCTGATTCGCAACATCAAGGAGCGGCTGCTGGTCTTGCCCGATGAGACGAAGTCCTACAGCGGGCACGGGCCGGTGACGACCATCGGCCGCGAGCGCCGGCATAATCCGTTCGTATCGTGA